Proteins found in one Candidatus Nitrosopelagicus brevis genomic segment:
- the larE gene encoding ATP-dependent sacrificial sulfur transferase LarE — translation MTSLIELLNWFDDKDKVLVSLSGGVDSALVAYAANKKLGKNAIAVTADYKTLSSEELDSAKSVAHEIGITHSIIEYSELENENFVKNDNKRCFYCRDELSTELIKLSDSLKINTIVDGTQSDDMGDYRPGIDALHRNGIRSPLLEVKFTKENVRKIAKNVGLSIYDKPSNSCLASRIPWGQRVTAEKLARIELSEKIIKQKIGVQQVRVRDINGLARIEVELDKLTLLDDVKTKNEIFSKLKMIGFSKVEINPNGYVSGSLNVILEN, via the coding sequence ATGACTAGTCTTATTGAATTACTAAATTGGTTTGATGATAAAGATAAGGTACTTGTATCATTATCTGGTGGTGTAGATAGTGCACTTGTAGCATACGCTGCAAATAAAAAATTAGGTAAAAATGCAATTGCTGTGACTGCTGATTACAAAACTTTATCATCTGAAGAACTAGATTCTGCAAAGTCAGTTGCTCATGAGATTGGTATCACTCATTCTATCATTGAGTATAGTGAACTAGAAAATGAAAATTTTGTCAAAAATGATAATAAGAGATGTTTTTACTGTCGTGATGAATTATCTACTGAACTGATTAAACTTTCAGATTCTCTTAAAATTAATACAATTGTGGATGGAACTCAAAGTGATGATATGGGAGATTATAGACCTGGAATTGATGCATTACACAGAAATGGAATTCGTAGTCCTTTATTGGAAGTGAAATTCACAAAAGAAAATGTCAGAAAAATTGCAAAAAATGTAGGTCTTTCAATATATGACAAACCATCTAATTCGTGTCTTGCTTCAAGAATTCCTTGGGGACAAAGAGTAACTGCTGAAAAATTAGCAAGAATTGAATTATCTGAAAAAATAATTAAACAAAAAATTGGAGTTCAACAAGTTCGTGTAAGGGACATTAACGGATTAGCAAGAATTGAAGTTGAATTGGATAAACTAACTTTATTGGATGATGTAAAAACTAAAAATGAAATTTTTTCGAAACTAAAAATGATTGGTTTTTCTAAAGTTGAAATTAATCCTAATGGATATGTTTCAGGAAGCCTGAATGTAATTCTTGAAAATTAA
- a CDS encoding PEFG-CTERM sorting domain-containing protein has product MNVQSIVLLMAVMAVGSMGAASQAFAADTPIPLQIESNGVNFDHNSTIEINGQVGNMRDGTPVTVIVTGATGVVTIEQITPSSDGSFSLSVNTASPLMKYDGEYKIKATYGDAGINDVIVVTLEGGLVKQAPSHSGHEEGHHEAADLTKQLDYNISGGMVESITATGDDSLLVSIHMAEDDGELTITLSEDIITPFNDGSFFVLVNGEESDDAHQMGNKLMIPFDATTTDIEIVGTHVVPEFGTIAMIVLAVAIVSIIAVSAKSRLSIMPRV; this is encoded by the coding sequence ATGAACGTTCAATCTATCGTACTTTTGATGGCCGTAATGGCAGTAGGAAGTATGGGAGCCGCATCACAGGCTTTTGCAGCCGATACACCAATACCTCTTCAAATAGAGTCTAATGGTGTAAACTTTGATCATAACTCTACAATTGAGATTAATGGTCAAGTTGGAAACATGAGAGATGGAACACCTGTAACAGTAATTGTAACAGGAGCCACAGGAGTTGTAACAATCGAACAAATTACACCTTCTTCAGACGGAAGTTTCTCATTGAGTGTCAACACTGCAAGTCCTTTGATGAAATATGACGGCGAATACAAAATTAAAGCAACATACGGTGATGCAGGCATCAACGATGTAATTGTTGTAACCTTAGAAGGTGGACTTGTAAAACAAGCACCAAGCCACAGTGGTCATGAAGAAGGACATCATGAAGCAGCTGACTTAACCAAACAACTCGACTACAACATTAGTGGAGGAATGGTTGAAAGTATTACTGCAACAGGTGATGATTCTTTACTAGTCTCAATCCACATGGCTGAAGATGATGGTGAATTAACCATTACACTTTCAGAAGATATCATCACGCCATTTAACGATGGTTCATTCTTCGTTCTAGTTAACGGTGAAGAAAGTGATGATGCACACCAAATGGGAAACAAACTAATGATTCCATTTGATGCAACAACAACCGATATCGAAATTGTAGGTACACATGTTGTTCCAGAATTCGGCACAATAGCCATGATTGTCTTAGCAGTAGCAATTGTTTCAATAATTGCAGTATCTGCAAAGTCAAGACTAAGCATTATGCCAAGAGTTTAA
- the larB gene encoding nickel pincer cofactor biosynthesis protein LarB — translation MNISDILESVKNGKLSTDEAKKQLSLYTIEEIENFAKIDLGREARKGIPEVIFAERKENSEVKKIIKKVLEKTNAIVVSRIPKKNYQDICNFCKKNNLKISTGQNCTTILVYNKPVKKTKGKIGIITAGTSDIGIAEESRLMCESMNCSCITSYDVGIAGLHRIFPVLKKFVKSGVDAIIVVAGMEGALASVVSSSVNVPIIGVPTSIGYGYGEKGVAALAAMLQSCSLGLTVVNIDNGIGAGAAAAKIVNQINKR, via the coding sequence ATGAATATTTCAGATATTTTAGAATCAGTGAAAAATGGAAAATTATCAACGGATGAAGCAAAAAAACAGTTATCACTATACACAATTGAAGAGATTGAAAATTTTGCAAAAATTGATCTTGGTAGAGAAGCAAGAAAAGGAATTCCAGAGGTAATATTTGCTGAAAGAAAGGAAAATTCAGAGGTAAAAAAGATAATTAAAAAAGTACTGGAAAAAACAAATGCAATAGTAGTTTCAAGAATTCCAAAAAAGAATTATCAAGATATTTGTAATTTTTGTAAAAAAAATAATCTAAAAATTAGTACAGGACAAAATTGTACTACAATTCTGGTTTATAACAAACCTGTAAAGAAAACTAAAGGAAAAATTGGAATAATTACTGCAGGAACATCAGATATCGGAATTGCAGAAGAATCAAGATTGATGTGTGAATCAATGAACTGTAGTTGTATCACTAGTTACGATGTTGGAATTGCAGGATTACACAGGATATTTCCAGTTTTGAAAAAATTTGTCAAATCAGGAGTTGACGCAATTATAGTAGTAGCTGGAATGGAAGGCGCGTTAGCATCAGTAGTTTCTTCATCAGTGAATGTTCCAATAATAGGAGTTCCAACTTCAATTGGTTACGGGTATGGAGAAAAAGGGGTAGCAGCACTTGCTGCAATGTTACAAAGTTGTTCATTAGGATTAACAGTAGTGAATATTGATAATGGAATTGGAGCGGGTGCAGCTGCAGCAAAAATTGTCAATCAAATTAATAAAAGATAG
- a CDS encoding PEFG-CTERM sorting domain-containing protein, whose amino-acid sequence MKSKEVSILVIASLILLPFLGGESIAQSNQVLTVTTEKESYAAGEPIEVFGLVDIRLEGVEALIRVVSPVGNMVNVDQITVDTDGSFSKTISTSIGGLWKETGTYTIMVNYGENSTQVQFEYGGMMSAGVQATPEFAMEENEKMSQTIMIEDHSLDYELTCAEIQSMTPDTEMKSMIIAIKTDCDGELTITLPKDVIDTDENGFFVLVDGDETNHKASSVGDFWTLTIPFSYGSEEIEIIGTFVIPEFGTVAGLVLILAITSIIIISAKNKQIFIPKM is encoded by the coding sequence GTGAAATCAAAAGAGGTTTCTATTCTAGTAATTGCTAGTTTGATATTATTACCATTTCTTGGAGGAGAATCAATTGCTCAATCAAACCAAGTCTTGACAGTTACAACTGAAAAAGAATCCTATGCAGCCGGAGAACCAATTGAAGTTTTTGGACTTGTAGATATTAGATTAGAAGGAGTTGAGGCATTGATTCGAGTTGTAAGTCCAGTTGGAAATATGGTTAATGTAGATCAAATTACGGTTGATACTGATGGAAGTTTTTCTAAAACTATTTCAACATCAATAGGTGGACTTTGGAAAGAAACTGGAACTTATACAATAATGGTAAATTATGGTGAGAACTCAACACAAGTTCAATTTGAATACGGAGGTATGATGTCTGCAGGTGTACAAGCTACACCTGAATTTGCAATGGAAGAAAATGAAAAGATGTCACAAACAATCATGATAGAAGATCATTCTTTAGATTATGAATTAACTTGTGCAGAAATTCAAAGTATGACACCAGATACTGAAATGAAATCAATGATCATAGCAATCAAAACAGATTGTGATGGAGAACTAACAATTACACTTCCAAAAGATGTCATAGATACTGATGAAAATGGATTCTTTGTTCTAGTTGACGGAGATGAAACAAATCATAAAGCATCATCAGTTGGTGATTTTTGGACTTTAACAATTCCATTCTCATATGGTTCTGAAGAGATTGAGATCATTGGTACATTTGTAATTCCAGAATTTGGAACTGTTGCAGGATTGGTTTTGATATTAGCAATTACGTCAATTATCATTATTTCAGCAAAGAATAAGCAAATTTTCATTCCAAAAATGTAG
- a CDS encoding DNA-directed RNA polymerase subunit H, with translation MATKKNPILVPDHVYVPKHEIMTKKDAQKVLDEFNCKPTELPLIFVTDPAILGLGVKPGDMIRITRKSGTAGESTYYRYVVET, from the coding sequence ATGGCAACCAAGAAAAACCCAATTTTAGTACCAGATCACGTTTATGTCCCAAAACATGAAATCATGACAAAAAAAGATGCTCAAAAAGTTTTAGACGAATTTAATTGTAAACCAACAGAATTACCATTAATCTTTGTAACCGATCCTGCAATTCTTGGACTTGGAGTAAAACCAGGTGACATGATAAGAATTACAAGAAAAAGTGGAACTGCAGGTGAAAGTACCTATTATCGATACGTGGTGGAAACTTAA
- a CDS encoding CFI-box-CTERM domain-containing protein, producing the protein MKIVASGAVLLLMISIVSFGMPTLANAQSTEFPLTVSTDYPGYAENGEIIISGQVKESSLSEYTTPVTLMIVSPDGNIVKIDQLNLNSNNEFSTTLVAGGPLWKAGGDYTVKVNYGAQKAETSFNYAGGSGSITAPPPPPEPTPVPEPVIEEPVPVIEEPEPIAIVEPEPEPEPEPQALCGEGTVMKDGKCVAEQKEGGGCLIATAAFGSEMAPQVQFLREIRDNTVMNTQSGTTFMTGFNQFYYSFSPYVADYERENPVFKEAVKVTLTPMLTSLTLLNYVQVDTEEEMLGYGIGIILLNIGMYFVAPAAAIISIKNRLNRN; encoded by the coding sequence ATGAAGATTGTTGCCTCTGGTGCTGTTTTGTTGTTAATGATCTCAATTGTATCATTTGGAATGCCTACTTTAGCAAATGCACAATCTACTGAATTTCCACTAACTGTTTCTACCGATTATCCTGGATATGCTGAAAATGGCGAAATAATAATTTCTGGCCAAGTCAAAGAATCTTCTTTATCTGAATATACTACCCCTGTTACATTGATGATTGTATCTCCAGATGGAAATATTGTTAAAATTGATCAATTAAATCTTAATTCAAATAATGAATTCTCTACAACATTAGTTGCCGGCGGTCCACTTTGGAAAGCTGGTGGTGATTACACTGTAAAAGTAAATTATGGTGCTCAGAAAGCAGAAACTAGTTTCAATTATGCAGGTGGTAGTGGTTCAATTACTGCACCACCTCCACCACCTGAACCAACACCTGTACCAGAACCAGTTATTGAAGAACCTGTGCCAGTTATTGAAGAACCAGAACCAATAGCAATTGTTGAACCAGAACCAGAACCAGAACCAGAACCACAAGCACTATGTGGTGAAGGAACCGTAATGAAAGATGGTAAATGTGTGGCAGAACAAAAGGAGGGTGGCGGTTGTCTAATTGCAACAGCAGCATTTGGTTCTGAAATGGCACCACAAGTTCAATTCTTGAGAGAGATTAGAGATAATACGGTAATGAACACACAATCCGGTACAACATTCATGACAGGATTCAATCAATTTTACTATTCATTTTCACCATATGTAGCAGACTATGAAAGAGAAAACCCAGTCTTCAAAGAAGCAGTCAAAGTAACATTAACACCAATGTTGACTTCACTAACATTACTCAACTATGTACAAGTTGACACTGAAGAAGAAATGTTAGGTTATGGTATTGGAATTATCTTATTGAACATTGGAATGTACTTTGTAGCACCAGCAGCAGCAATTATTTCAATAAAGAACAGACTAAATCGCAATTAA
- a CDS encoding malate dehydrogenase, whose product MITIIGAGKVGGDAALFSALRRLDDEILLLDIAEGLPQGEAMDLNHMLSEQGIDVNVKGSNNYEDMKGSKIVVVVAGAGRKPGMTRMDLLKINAGVVKDVVGNIKKFADDAMIIPVTNPLDPMAQIAYKTSGFDRSRVFGMGGMLDLSRFKQFIHEATGYSRESTKALVIGEHGENMLPLTRFATVSGIPLPTLLPKEKLDEIFTATKGVAAEVIKLKGATVHAPGNAISAMIESVVQDKKQVIPVSTNLDGEYGQKDVSIGVPAVVGKKGVEKILELELNDEEKEWFNKGVDSVKNALSGVEF is encoded by the coding sequence ATGATTACGATTATTGGTGCAGGCAAAGTTGGCGGAGATGCAGCACTATTTTCAGCATTAAGAAGATTGGATGATGAAATTTTACTATTAGATATCGCAGAAGGACTACCGCAAGGTGAAGCAATGGATCTAAATCACATGTTATCAGAGCAGGGGATTGACGTTAATGTAAAAGGTTCAAACAATTATGAGGACATGAAAGGTTCCAAGATTGTCGTGGTAGTTGCAGGTGCAGGAAGAAAACCTGGAATGACAAGAATGGATTTGTTAAAGATTAACGCAGGAGTTGTAAAAGATGTTGTTGGTAACATAAAGAAATTTGCAGACGATGCAATGATTATTCCGGTTACAAATCCATTAGACCCAATGGCACAAATTGCATACAAAACTTCAGGATTTGATAGAAGCAGAGTTTTTGGAATGGGCGGAATGTTAGACTTATCAAGATTCAAACAATTCATACACGAAGCAACAGGATATTCCCGTGAATCAACAAAAGCATTAGTGATTGGAGAACATGGTGAAAACATGTTACCGTTAACAAGATTTGCAACAGTATCAGGAATTCCATTACCTACGTTACTTCCGAAAGAAAAACTTGATGAGATTTTCACAGCAACAAAAGGTGTAGCTGCAGAAGTTATCAAACTAAAAGGAGCAACAGTACATGCACCAGGAAACGCAATTTCAGCCATGATAGAATCAGTAGTTCAGGACAAAAAACAGGTAATTCCAGTTTCAACTAACTTAGATGGCGAATATGGACAAAAGGATGTTTCAATTGGAGTTCCAGCAGTAGTTGGAAAGAAGGGAGTTGAGAAAATACTCGAGTTAGAACTAAACGATGAAGAAAAAGAATGGTTCAACAAAGGGGTTGACAGTGTCAAAAATGCATTGTCAGGTGTTGAATTTTAA
- a CDS encoding B12-binding domain-containing radical SAM protein, translating to MTNYRGNFLYGFIACGPYEVLPEWVFDKVFCPAVETDPVTGEAKVAQVGLRRVESALHQGYDKKDVFVANPEHLAKSIGPDTKVVGINVMDPLGMAPVTTTMAPEKLSYVAMKFKKMCAEIIQLKKKYDFKVAVGGNGAWELAKSDRMKVHGIDTVVVGEADELALDLFHDLEKGDAPELMHCFVKNIQNIPEITKPTVNSLIEAMRGCGRGCDFCDVNKRSKKDLSIERLQREAKINLDYGFDSVWLHSDEMLLYGCDNRDFIPNRDAITDLWKGLKGMGANFIGTTHMTFSAVAADPQLMRNIADVNRQHETGRWLATNLGIETVSPPMVKKHLGVKTRPFATEEWGSVVREGAKILNENHWFPAATIIIGWPDETPEDSQATIDMMNDFRTMNFRGLVAPLLYQDFSEKNSMHFGNLNEAQFTLFWRCWENNLRVINDIIPIILRNKTYGPPMKIFMYGILKAGTWAIMRYLRGLCKDLFNGRTPDEIIEKYSRSRSVSSQKMITKKL from the coding sequence ATGACAAATTATAGAGGTAATTTTCTTTATGGTTTCATAGCATGTGGTCCATATGAGGTTCTTCCAGAATGGGTTTTCGATAAAGTATTTTGTCCAGCAGTTGAAACCGATCCAGTTACAGGTGAAGCAAAAGTTGCTCAAGTTGGATTAAGAAGAGTTGAAAGTGCATTACATCAAGGCTATGATAAAAAAGATGTTTTCGTTGCAAATCCAGAACACTTAGCAAAATCAATAGGTCCAGATACCAAAGTTGTCGGAATTAATGTAATGGATCCTTTAGGAATGGCTCCAGTAACAACAACCATGGCTCCAGAAAAATTATCATATGTTGCAATGAAGTTCAAAAAAATGTGTGCAGAGATTATTCAATTGAAAAAGAAATATGATTTCAAAGTTGCAGTTGGAGGAAATGGTGCATGGGAATTAGCAAAATCAGATAGAATGAAAGTTCATGGCATAGATACAGTAGTTGTCGGAGAAGCAGATGAACTTGCATTAGACTTGTTCCATGATTTAGAGAAAGGTGATGCACCAGAATTGATGCATTGCTTTGTTAAAAATATTCAAAATATTCCAGAAATTACAAAACCAACCGTTAATTCTCTTATTGAGGCAATGAGAGGTTGTGGAAGAGGCTGTGACTTTTGTGATGTCAACAAACGTTCTAAAAAAGACCTATCAATAGAACGATTACAAAGAGAGGCAAAAATTAACTTAGACTATGGATTTGATTCAGTTTGGCTTCATTCTGATGAAATGTTACTTTATGGATGTGATAATAGGGATTTCATTCCAAATAGAGATGCAATCACAGATTTATGGAAAGGACTCAAAGGTATGGGTGCAAACTTTATTGGTACAACACACATGACATTTTCAGCAGTTGCTGCAGATCCTCAATTAATGAGAAATATTGCTGATGTTAATAGACAACATGAAACCGGCAGATGGCTTGCAACTAATCTAGGTATTGAAACAGTTTCACCACCAATGGTGAAAAAACATCTAGGTGTAAAGACAAGACCGTTTGCTACTGAAGAATGGGGAAGTGTTGTTAGAGAAGGTGCAAAAATTCTAAACGAGAATCATTGGTTCCCAGCTGCAACAATAATTATTGGATGGCCTGATGAAACACCAGAAGATAGTCAAGCCACAATTGATATGATGAATGACTTTAGAACAATGAACTTTAGAGGATTAGTTGCTCCACTTCTTTACCAAGACTTTAGTGAGAAAAATTCAATGCACTTTGGAAACTTGAATGAAGCACAATTCACATTGTTTTGGAGATGTTGGGAGAACAATCTACGCGTAATTAACGATATTATTCCTATTATCTTGAGAAATAAGACATACGGTCCACCAATGAAGATTTTCATGTATGGAATCCTAAAGGCAGGAACATGGGCAATCATGCGATATCTAAGAGGATTGTGTAAAGATCTATTCAATGGAAGAACCCCAGATGAGATAATTGAAAAATATTCTAGAAGTAGATCAGTCTCTTCACAAAAAATGATAACAAAGAAGCTCTAG
- the larC gene encoding nickel pincer cofactor biosynthesis protein LarC, with protein MVLFIDCQIAGISGDMILSSLVDIGANKSKIIDGIKESANFLEGSTIKKLDFTKVQKKGKSATQLVLELDENIHERKGTEIKNCIQLSCEKLELSDSAKEFAENSINTLINAESNVHGENESSVHFHEASSIDTVVDIVGTAIALDDLNLFDEEISCSHVAIGGGTVSFSHGVTSNPAYAITEIFKNSNIVVTGGPVTEELTTPTGASILVNLASSCKEFFVDMSIDSVGYGAGTKDFDGFANVLKIIQGKSNETLERDSVKILETNLDDVSGEVIANTIEKLMENGAKDVTVTQAITKKGRPTQLISVICSSQNTNSLLNILISETRTLGVRIRTSERYIVPRKILESDVTLENQKFTIHYKISDSDHFKLEFEDVKSISNALNISFNKTEELLKEQIKKKND; from the coding sequence ATGGTACTTTTCATAGATTGCCAAATTGCTGGAATTTCTGGTGATATGATATTGTCATCATTAGTCGATATTGGAGCCAATAAATCTAAGATAATTGATGGTATCAAAGAATCTGCAAATTTCTTAGAAGGTTCAACAATCAAAAAATTAGATTTTACTAAAGTGCAGAAAAAAGGCAAGTCTGCCACTCAATTAGTTTTAGAACTTGACGAAAATATACATGAACGAAAAGGAACTGAAATTAAAAATTGCATTCAATTATCTTGTGAAAAACTTGAATTATCTGATTCAGCAAAAGAATTTGCAGAAAATTCAATTAACACTCTCATAAATGCAGAATCTAATGTTCACGGAGAAAATGAATCCTCTGTACATTTTCATGAAGCATCAAGTATTGATACTGTTGTTGACATAGTTGGAACCGCAATAGCATTAGATGATCTAAACCTATTTGATGAAGAAATCTCTTGTTCACATGTAGCAATTGGAGGAGGAACTGTATCATTTTCTCATGGAGTAACTTCTAATCCTGCATATGCAATAACTGAAATTTTTAAAAATTCTAACATAGTTGTTACAGGAGGTCCTGTAACTGAGGAGCTTACAACTCCTACTGGAGCAAGTATTTTGGTAAATTTAGCTTCCTCATGTAAAGAATTCTTTGTTGATATGAGTATAGATTCAGTTGGATATGGTGCTGGAACAAAAGACTTTGATGGTTTTGCAAACGTATTAAAAATAATTCAAGGAAAGTCAAATGAAACTCTTGAAAGAGATTCGGTAAAAATACTAGAAACAAATCTTGATGATGTTTCTGGTGAGGTGATTGCAAATACAATAGAGAAATTGATGGAAAATGGTGCAAAAGATGTTACTGTAACACAAGCAATTACGAAAAAAGGAAGACCAACTCAATTAATTTCTGTAATATGTAGTTCACAAAATACTAATTCTTTACTAAATATTCTAATTAGTGAAACAAGAACTTTAGGCGTTAGAATTAGAACTTCAGAACGTTATATTGTTCCAAGAAAAATTCTTGAATCAGATGTAACGCTTGAAAATCAGAAATTTACCATACATTACAAAATCTCTGACTCAGATCATTTCAAACTAGAATTCGAGGATGTAAAATCTATATCAAATGCATTAAATATTTCATTTAATAAAACTGAAGAATTACTAAAGGAACAGATAAAGAAAAAAAATGACTAG